In Mastigocladopsis repens PCC 10914, a single window of DNA contains:
- a CDS encoding Uma2 family endonuclease, protein MTVITAKWTIDEYHSMIAAGILGDRKLELLKGEIVEMSPEGEPHAYSSDEAGEYLASLLAERAKVRHAKPITLPNDSEPEPDIAIVQRLGREYREHHPYPENIFWLIEYANSSLEKDLETKSKIYAEVGIPEYWVVNLKKLHLVVFREPLDGEYAAKLTLTAGTIQPLAFPDVSVCVEQIING, encoded by the coding sequence ATGACTGTTATCACAGCTAAGTGGACGATTGACGAATATCACAGCATGATAGCCGCCGGCATTTTGGGCGATCGCAAACTTGAACTGCTTAAGGGAGAAATAGTAGAAATGTCGCCGGAAGGAGAACCCCATGCTTATTCTAGTGATGAAGCAGGAGAGTATCTAGCTTCTTTATTGGCTGAACGTGCCAAAGTTCGTCATGCTAAACCAATTACACTACCAAACGACTCGGAACCCGAACCAGATATTGCTATTGTCCAACGCTTGGGGCGCGAGTATCGAGAGCATCACCCCTATCCAGAAAATATCTTCTGGTTAATTGAATATGCGAACTCCAGTTTAGAGAAAGATTTAGAGACAAAAAGCAAAATCTATGCAGAAGTCGGTATCCCGGAATATTGGGTTGTCAACCTCAAAAAGCTACACTTGGTGGTGTTCCGAGAACCTTTAGACGGAGAGTACGCTGCAAAACTCACACTGACTGCGGGAACAATTCAACCGCTTGCATTCCCTGATGTTTCCGTTTGTGTAGAACAGATTATCAACGGTTGA
- a CDS encoding AmpG family muropeptide MFS transporter, with translation MKTISSLLQVFQSRKMAALLLLGFSSGLPFFLTGNTLKAWMTVEKVDLTAIGLFSLVAVPYSFKFIWAPLLDRFTLPFLGRRRGWLIGIEVALLIAIAFMALQQPKQALQLLAINAVVIAFFSATQDIVADAYRTDVLHELEMGAGAAVFVLGYRMALLLTGSLALILADRIPWSSVYLLMAATMAIGIFGTLLAPEPKQISPPQSLADAVILPFGEFFQRQGLLQAFLVLVFILFYKLGDAFLSSMATTFLLQTGFTLTDIGAIQTGMGLIASIVGALVGGVVLSKIGINRSLWVFGILQAVSNLAYFVLAQLGKNYQFLVLTINVENFCGGLGTTAFAAFMMSQCNPRFSATQFALLSSIMAVSRDILVAPSGSLAKTTGWSMFFLISIVAALPGLFLLPFFAPWNQQPVAISRPGLDDEEGDLWGRN, from the coding sequence GTGAAAACAATTTCATCGCTACTGCAAGTTTTTCAAAGCCGGAAGATGGCGGCTTTGTTGTTGTTAGGCTTTTCATCAGGTTTGCCGTTCTTTTTAACGGGTAATACCTTAAAGGCTTGGATGACAGTAGAGAAAGTGGATTTAACAGCTATTGGGTTGTTTAGCTTAGTGGCTGTGCCATATTCCTTTAAGTTTATTTGGGCACCTTTATTAGATAGATTTACACTGCCATTTTTGGGACGGCGGCGGGGTTGGCTAATTGGGATAGAAGTGGCGTTGTTGATTGCGATCGCCTTCATGGCTTTGCAACAACCCAAGCAAGCATTACAACTTTTAGCCATTAATGCCGTAGTGATTGCCTTTTTCAGTGCGACTCAAGATATCGTCGCCGATGCCTATCGTACTGATGTTCTTCACGAACTGGAGATGGGAGCTGGTGCAGCGGTTTTCGTTTTAGGTTATCGAATGGCGCTGTTGCTCACAGGTTCCTTGGCGCTCATACTTGCTGATAGAATACCGTGGTCATCGGTTTACTTGTTAATGGCAGCAACCATGGCAATTGGGATTTTTGGCACCCTATTAGCACCAGAACCAAAGCAAATTAGCCCACCACAGTCGTTAGCAGATGCGGTCATACTACCATTTGGGGAATTTTTCCAGCGCCAAGGCTTACTCCAAGCCTTCTTGGTTTTGGTGTTCATCCTTTTCTATAAACTGGGCGATGCTTTTCTTAGTAGTATGGCAACGACCTTTTTGCTGCAAACAGGGTTCACCCTAACTGACATTGGTGCGATTCAGACTGGTATGGGACTCATTGCTTCCATTGTAGGTGCTCTCGTAGGGGGAGTGGTTTTGAGTAAAATCGGTATTAATCGCTCGCTTTGGGTGTTTGGCATTCTGCAAGCAGTGAGTAATTTAGCTTACTTTGTTCTGGCTCAACTCGGTAAAAACTACCAGTTTTTAGTGCTTACAATCAACGTAGAAAACTTCTGTGGTGGGTTGGGAACAACAGCGTTCGCTGCCTTTATGATGAGTCAGTGTAACCCGCGTTTTTCTGCCACTCAATTTGCTTTACTATCAAGCATTATGGCTGTCAGCCGAGACATTTTGGTTGCCCCATCTGGCAGTTTGGCAAAAACTACGGGTTGGTCTATGTTTTTCTTAATTAGTATAGTCGCTGCTTTGCCGGGGTTATTTCTGTTGCCATTCTTTGCCCCTTGGAACCAACAGCCAGTGGCAATATCCAGACCAGGACTCGACGATGAGGAAGGAGATTTATGGGGCAGAAACTAA
- the rppA gene encoding two-component system response regulator RppA translates to MRVLLVEDEPDLGTAIKRTLTHQKYLVDWVMNGTDAWAYLENSWTQYTLAIIDWMLPGMSGLELCQRLRNKKNPLPVLMLTAKDTMEDKVTGLDAGADDYLVKPFGMAELLARLRALQRRASYGGASLTPHFQPQELTVGNLTLDYGSSTVVSHNATGDRQVIPLTNKEFQLLEYFMRHPNQIVTTEQIRNQLWEVSAEPMSNVVAAQMRLLRRKLANSGCVNPIETLHGMGYRLISRHESK, encoded by the coding sequence ATGAGAGTGCTGCTAGTCGAGGATGAACCAGATTTAGGTACTGCTATTAAGCGAACTCTTACCCACCAGAAGTACTTGGTTGACTGGGTGATGAATGGAACTGATGCATGGGCATATCTAGAAAATAGCTGGACGCAATATACGCTGGCTATTATTGATTGGATGTTGCCAGGAATGTCAGGCTTGGAGTTGTGCCAACGGTTACGTAATAAAAAAAATCCTCTGCCTGTGTTGATGCTGACAGCTAAAGACACAATGGAAGATAAAGTGACTGGGCTGGATGCAGGTGCAGATGACTACTTAGTAAAGCCATTTGGCATGGCGGAATTACTGGCGCGGTTACGGGCATTACAGAGGCGAGCCTCCTACGGAGGAGCTTCGCTAACGCCTCACTTCCAACCCCAAGAACTAACGGTTGGCAACCTGACTCTAGATTACGGCAGTAGCACCGTTGTGAGTCACAACGCTACGGGGGATAGACAGGTCATCCCCCTAACTAACAAAGAATTTCAGCTACTGGAGTATTTTATGAGGCACCCGAACCAAATTGTTACCACTGAACAGATTCGCAATCAGCTTTGGGAAGTGAGTGCAGAACCTATGAGTAATGTGGTGGCGGCTCAAATGCGTTTGCTTCGCCGCAAACTAGCCAATAGTGGCTGTGTCAATCCTATTGAAACACTGCATGGTATGGGATACCGTCTTATCTCGCGCCATGAATCAAAATAA
- the rppB gene encoding two-component system sensor histidine kinase RppB, with translation MNQNKLFRLTRLRLASWYALVMALILSLCGFGVYQAVSHAHWVTLDRELESVAGTLHDSIELKLQQPGRLEPVLKQLLPNICVVGDRCIQEQLTFKRHTESAINQGYYYVRFFDNSGRLFAIAGSYPEGLSPVLNKELWQTLKDSKGNLYHQISFVLHTQDNRDWGYIQVGRSLEDFSSYLNAVKLILVFGLPVAMGLVGIASWWLAGLAMQPIYQSYRQIQQFTADVAHELRTPLAATRATVESALMMPQLDETEARDILQTVERQNLRLTTLVADLLLLSRLDRQPMPMRREPCCLNEIVSDLIEEFAAMASSAQVKLASSIRVHQPLNITGNCEQLYRLISNLIVNAIQYTRVGGQVIVVLDRNGTHAVISVQDTGIGIPQQELKRIFDRFYRVMGDRSRSTGGSGLGLAIAQAIVKAHYGSLNVQSELGKGSTFTIQLPFDITSFEGVRSIYQFKGLYRCLRKYLRLVARWESRKVYYEFFTYC, from the coding sequence ATGAATCAAAATAAACTATTTAGGCTAACCCGCTTGCGTTTGGCTTCGTGGTACGCGCTTGTCATGGCTCTTATCTTAAGCCTGTGCGGATTTGGCGTTTACCAAGCAGTATCCCATGCTCATTGGGTAACCTTAGACCGGGAGTTGGAATCCGTTGCAGGAACTCTGCATGACAGTATTGAACTAAAACTACAGCAACCCGGACGCTTGGAACCAGTTTTAAAGCAGCTTCTACCAAATATCTGTGTTGTTGGAGACAGGTGCATTCAAGAGCAATTAACTTTCAAACGCCATACGGAGAGCGCAATCAACCAAGGCTACTATTATGTACGTTTTTTCGATAACTCAGGACGCCTGTTTGCTATAGCAGGCTCTTATCCAGAAGGGCTGTCCCCAGTCTTGAACAAAGAACTTTGGCAAACTCTGAAAGACAGCAAAGGCAACCTTTACCATCAAATTTCCTTTGTGCTGCACACCCAAGACAATCGGGATTGGGGATATATCCAAGTGGGGCGAAGTCTCGAAGACTTTAGTAGTTATCTAAATGCTGTGAAATTGATTTTAGTGTTCGGATTGCCAGTGGCAATGGGTTTGGTAGGTATTGCTAGCTGGTGGTTAGCAGGATTAGCGATGCAACCGATTTATCAATCCTACAGACAAATTCAACAATTTACAGCGGATGTAGCACACGAATTACGGACACCTTTGGCTGCAACACGAGCAACAGTAGAATCAGCGCTTATGATGCCGCAACTGGATGAAACAGAAGCGCGGGACATTTTGCAAACTGTAGAACGTCAAAATCTGCGACTCACGACTTTGGTTGCTGACTTGCTGCTTTTATCCCGCCTAGATCGACAACCCATGCCAATGCGACGTGAACCTTGTTGCTTGAATGAGATTGTCAGCGACTTAATTGAAGAATTTGCAGCGATGGCATCCTCAGCACAAGTGAAACTGGCATCTTCAATACGAGTGCATCAACCTTTGAATATTACAGGCAATTGTGAGCAGCTTTATCGTCTGATTTCCAACTTAATTGTCAATGCTATCCAATACACTAGAGTGGGTGGTCAAGTAATAGTTGTTTTAGACCGTAATGGCACTCATGCTGTGATTTCGGTTCAGGATACAGGCATTGGTATTCCACAGCAGGAACTGAAGAGGATTTTTGACCGCTTCTATCGGGTGATGGGCGATCGCTCTCGTAGCACTGGCGGTTCTGGATTAGGGTTGGCGATCGCTCAAGCAATTGTTAAGGCACATTACGGCAGTTTAAATGTACAAAGTGAGCTAGGTAAAGGGAGCACTTTTACTATTCAATTGCCCTTCGATATCACCTCATTTGAAGGTGTTCGTTCTATCTACCAATTTAAAGGGTTGTATCGTTGCTTACGTAAATATCTTCGTCTTGTTGCCAGATGGGAAAGTCGGAAAGTTTATTATGAATTTTTTACCTACTGCTAG
- a CDS encoding HEAT repeat domain-containing protein has translation MYDEDDLSLLDVEAELESPLDHMGALTAETETPKPNPEHMLALLEDPQPQQRMLAARAFCDIEDARATPHLIRLLTDTCPLVRVSAAYGIGRNPSSDAVEPLITQLNRDWNGYVRKGAVWALGNCGDRRCLAPLADALRTDISAVRLWAASALAQMAVVGYEAVVGAIPPLIEALVQDPVAAVRSNCAWAIGQLCRELPSNVVYATAIDALIQAFAEDQDLGVREDTKAAILGVGDPRGLQLIETLEQEGWF, from the coding sequence ATGTATGACGAAGACGACCTAAGCCTACTTGATGTCGAAGCAGAGCTAGAAAGCCCACTGGATCATATGGGAGCGCTCACTGCCGAAACAGAGACGCCTAAGCCCAATCCAGAGCATATGCTGGCATTATTGGAAGATCCTCAGCCGCAGCAAAGGATGCTAGCGGCTCGTGCTTTTTGCGACATAGAAGATGCTAGAGCTACCCCCCATTTGATTCGCCTGTTAACTGATACCTGTCCCTTAGTGCGGGTGAGTGCGGCATATGGTATTGGAAGAAACCCAAGTTCAGATGCGGTTGAACCGTTGATTACCCAGTTAAACCGAGATTGGAATGGCTACGTGCGTAAAGGAGCCGTTTGGGCATTGGGCAACTGTGGCGATCGCCGTTGCCTAGCACCTCTAGCAGATGCTTTGAGAACCGATATTTCCGCAGTGCGTTTGTGGGCAGCCAGCGCCTTGGCACAAATGGCAGTTGTGGGATACGAGGCAGTTGTGGGAGCAATACCACCGTTAATTGAAGCCTTGGTGCAAGACCCCGTAGCAGCGGTGCGAAGTAATTGCGCTTGGGCAATTGGACAACTCTGTCGCGAACTGCCTTCTAACGTGGTTTATGCCACCGCTATTGATGCGTTAATTCAAGCATTTGCCGAAGACCAAGATTTGGGAGTGCGGGAAGATACCAAAGCCGCCATTTTGGGAGTAGGCGACCCCCGTGGACTTCAATTGATTGAAACACTCGAACAGGAAGGATGGTTTTAG
- a CDS encoding GNAT family N-acetyltransferase, with the protein MSEELLPGYCIRRGSTLDKALLVKFMQRTYQEAFPQQDFSHLARTVEQYFSKETPVWWVDFVRVEEGRSGGVSKSHSPFPPPPPSSSSPIACLWVGNAIDQVRGDRHVHIFLLYVLPEHRRRGIGTALMRYIEDWARSRGDHQIGLQVFQTNTAAFNLYNQLHYQTHSLWMIKSLDDIGK; encoded by the coding sequence GTGTCTGAGGAACTACTACCGGGTTACTGTATTCGCCGTGGCTCTACCTTGGATAAGGCGTTACTGGTGAAGTTCATGCAGCGAACCTATCAAGAAGCTTTTCCTCAGCAAGATTTCTCCCATTTAGCGCGAACAGTCGAGCAATACTTCTCCAAGGAAACCCCGGTGTGGTGGGTAGATTTTGTGCGAGTGGAGGAAGGGAGGAGTGGAGGTGTAAGCAAGAGTCATTCTCCCTTTCCCCCGCCCCCCCCGTCCTCATCTTCCCCCATCGCCTGTCTCTGGGTGGGAAATGCCATAGATCAAGTACGTGGCGATCGCCATGTTCACATCTTTTTACTCTACGTTTTGCCAGAACATCGGCGGCGGGGTATTGGGACAGCTTTGATGCGATATATAGAAGATTGGGCAAGGAGTAGAGGGGATCACCAGATTGGATTGCAAGTTTTTCAAACTAACACAGCCGCATTCAATCTTTACAATCAGCTACATTATCAAACCCATTCCTTGTGGATGATAAAATCTCTGGATGATATAGGGAAATAG